One Actinoplanes missouriensis 431 DNA segment encodes these proteins:
- a CDS encoding response regulator transcription factor gives MRVLVIEDEVSLSETIRDGLVRERFTVDVTHDGVDGLWTATEQPYGAYDVIVLDIMLPRLSGYEVCRRLRERGVWTPILMLTAKDGEYDQADALDLGADDYLIKPFSFVVLIARLRALIRRGAPERPAVLRAGDLSLDPASRSLRKGEQEIAVTPREFAMLEFLMRHRGQAMTKTAILENVWDAHFDGDPNIVEVYVGYLRKKIGRDTIETVRGAGYRMHEP, from the coding sequence GTGCGGGTGCTGGTGATCGAGGACGAGGTCTCGCTGAGCGAGACCATCCGTGACGGGCTCGTCCGGGAGCGGTTCACCGTCGACGTCACCCACGATGGGGTGGACGGCCTGTGGACGGCCACCGAGCAGCCGTACGGCGCCTACGACGTGATCGTGCTCGACATCATGCTGCCCCGCCTCAGCGGCTATGAGGTATGCCGCCGGCTGCGCGAACGCGGCGTCTGGACGCCGATCCTCATGCTGACCGCCAAGGACGGCGAGTACGACCAGGCCGACGCCCTCGACCTCGGCGCCGACGACTACTTGATCAAACCCTTCTCGTTCGTCGTGCTCATCGCCCGGCTGCGGGCGCTGATCCGCCGCGGCGCCCCGGAACGACCCGCCGTGCTGCGCGCCGGCGACCTCTCCCTGGATCCCGCCTCGCGGTCCCTCCGCAAGGGCGAGCAGGAGATCGCCGTCACCCCACGAGAATTCGCGATGCTGGAGTTCCTGATGCGCCACCGCGGGCAGGCGATGACGAAGACAGCGATTCTCGAGAACGTCTGGGACGCCCATTTCGACGGTGACCCCAACATCGTCGAGGTCTACGTCGGCTACCTGCGCAAGAAAATCGGCCGCGACACCATCGAGACGGTACGTGGCGCGGGTTACCGCATGCACGAACCGTAA
- a CDS encoding response regulator transcription factor: protein MRVLVVEDDVTMAETIRDGLALQCFTVDLRHDGAAGLSAASGDAYDVIVLDIMLPRIDGREVCRQLRERNVRTPILMLSATSPEDVTGDVLALGADDFLGKPFSFPVLVARLRALSQE from the coding sequence GTGCGTGTGCTGGTGGTGGAAGACGATGTGACCATGGCGGAGACGATCCGCGACGGCTTGGCTCTGCAGTGCTTCACGGTCGATCTCCGTCATGATGGGGCGGCCGGGCTGTCGGCAGCCTCGGGCGATGCCTACGACGTGATCGTTCTCGACATCATGCTGCCCCGGATCGACGGTCGTGAGGTATGCCGGCAGTTACGGGAGCGGAATGTCCGGACGCCGATATTGATGCTCAGCGCCACCAGCCCCGAGGACGTGACCGGCGATGTGCTCGCGCTCGGCGCCGACGACTTTCTGGGCAAGCCGTTCTCCTTCCCCGTGCTCGTCGCCCGGCTGCGGGCGCTGTCCCAGGAATAG
- a CDS encoding DedA family protein, whose amino-acid sequence MTVLLHFVDSAPEWLAYSLVGLLAFVESAAFVGLVFPGEAALLVGGVLAGTGRLALPVLLVVAALAAVLGDSAGYEIGRLGGNAITSSRLGRLIGERRWARAESFMRRHGAWAVLLGRWVGLMRALVPALAGMTRMRYRTFLVFNAIGGTLWAVAVVLAGYFAGTSWHQVEHALGDLSSVAVAAAVVAGGAFVAVRHWKRVRTPASRSTP is encoded by the coding sequence ATGACGGTCTTGCTGCACTTCGTGGACTCGGCGCCTGAGTGGCTCGCCTACTCACTCGTCGGGTTGCTGGCGTTCGTGGAATCAGCGGCGTTCGTCGGGCTCGTCTTTCCGGGTGAGGCGGCGTTGCTGGTGGGTGGCGTGCTGGCCGGCACCGGTCGGCTCGCTCTCCCGGTCCTGCTGGTGGTCGCGGCTCTCGCGGCGGTTCTGGGTGACTCCGCGGGCTACGAGATCGGCCGGCTCGGCGGGAACGCCATCACGTCCAGCCGGCTGGGCCGGCTCATCGGGGAGCGGCGCTGGGCGCGGGCGGAGTCCTTCATGCGCCGGCACGGCGCCTGGGCGGTTCTGCTCGGCCGATGGGTGGGACTGATGCGCGCTCTCGTGCCGGCGCTGGCCGGCATGACGCGTATGCGTTACCGGACGTTCCTCGTCTTCAACGCGATCGGCGGCACCCTGTGGGCGGTGGCCGTGGTGCTCGCCGGCTACTTCGCGGGAACGTCGTGGCATCAGGTCGAGCATGCGCTGGGCGATCTGTCGTCGGTGGCGGTCGCTGCGGCGGTGGTGGCCGGAGGTGCGTTCGTCGCTGTGCGGCACTGGAAGCGCGTGCGGACCCCGGCATCGCGATCGACACCTTAA
- a CDS encoding AI-2E family transporter — MSHTVSATKARAALRTSARASAHILILGLAAWAALRLLGVAWPALWPVAVALLLTTLTWPPVRFLRRHRWRPAPAAALITALFVVLAVTAAIVIVAPVASHAGELTNGVASGINTMWNWVQGPPLNISNSQLNSALDTLVKRIQSSAGSIATTTISVGGTVVNGFVTAVVAMFLMFFFLKDGPRFLPWLARQLPGRLARDLPAIADRSWATLGAFVRAQAVVGLLDAVLIGVGIWIVGVPMALPLAALTFVAAFVPVVGALFAGFVAVLIALVYNGVTDALTVLAVIVVVQQLEGHVLQPMVQGRGLGLHAAVVILSVLLGSSLYDIVGALLAVPLAAIIGTVWAYVREQLSDSAAPPPPAAAR; from the coding sequence ATGAGCCATACCGTCAGCGCCACCAAGGCTCGGGCGGCCTTGCGGACGTCGGCGCGCGCCTCAGCGCACATCTTGATCCTCGGGCTGGCAGCGTGGGCGGCACTGCGCCTGCTCGGGGTGGCGTGGCCCGCCCTGTGGCCTGTCGCCGTGGCTCTGCTGCTGACGACGCTGACCTGGCCTCCCGTGCGCTTCCTGCGCCGGCACCGCTGGCGGCCGGCGCCGGCGGCGGCACTGATCACCGCGCTCTTCGTCGTACTCGCCGTCACCGCGGCGATCGTCATCGTCGCACCGGTGGCCTCCCACGCCGGCGAATTGACCAACGGTGTGGCAAGCGGCATCAACACGATGTGGAACTGGGTCCAGGGCCCGCCGCTGAACATCAGCAACAGCCAGCTGAACTCGGCGCTGGACACGCTTGTCAAGCGCATCCAGAGCAGCGCCGGCAGCATCGCCACGACCACGATCAGCGTGGGCGGCACCGTGGTCAACGGCTTCGTCACGGCGGTGGTGGCGATGTTCCTGATGTTCTTCTTCCTCAAGGACGGCCCGAGGTTCCTGCCCTGGCTGGCGCGGCAACTGCCCGGCCGGCTCGCCCGCGACCTGCCGGCGATCGCCGACCGCAGCTGGGCCACCCTGGGGGCGTTCGTGCGTGCTCAAGCGGTCGTCGGCCTGCTGGACGCCGTCCTCATCGGCGTCGGAATCTGGATCGTCGGTGTCCCGATGGCCCTGCCGCTGGCGGCTCTCACCTTCGTGGCGGCCTTCGTCCCGGTCGTCGGGGCGTTGTTCGCCGGTTTCGTCGCCGTTCTCATAGCGCTGGTCTACAACGGCGTGACCGATGCCCTGACCGTGCTGGCCGTCATCGTGGTGGTCCAGCAGTTGGAGGGCCACGTGCTGCAGCCGATGGTGCAGGGTCGGGGTCTCGGCCTGCATGCCGCCGTGGTGATCCTGTCCGTGCTGCTCGGCAGCTCGCTGTACGACATCGTCGGTGCTCTGCTCGCTGTCCCCCTGGCGGCGATCATCGGCACCGTCTGGGCGTACGTCCGCGAACAGCTCAGCGACTCCGCGGCGCCGCCACCGCCGGCTGCGGCGCGCTGA
- a CDS encoding flavin monoamine oxidase family protein has product MNTVSTRSADVVVVGAGLAGLTAADELVRAGYDVLVVEGRDRVGGRILTTEIAGVPVDAGATWVAPGHTAMRDLVSRFGGEFVPQFHQGNGVLSFGGRRRIESITALAPWSMVDLWRVLNKVQKLVDGLPVSAPWEHPDAARLDAMSFGEWLTGQYALEDTRKFMTMLSLVHWGAPVGDVSLLNVLRYIKNLGGIEHMLAVEGGDQQDRILGTTYNLVNRLAGTLEPRVLLGSPVERITTTGERVTIETGAHTIEARYAIVTASPVHRSTIEFTPALPEPHYGLSRTWRLGALSKAFVAYRRPFWRDEGLSGQAMSDDETVFLTFDVSPSADGPGILMAFCDARGFDAYDEDERRRRVIRHLVHLYGEPARHALDYTDFSWGNDTFAPGGPNPAVGPKAWTTFGRFLREPVGLVHWAGTETADETSGTMNGAILSGRRAASEVATRLGRVLEPASA; this is encoded by the coding sequence ATGAACACTGTCAGCACCCGATCCGCCGACGTCGTCGTCGTCGGCGCCGGGCTCGCAGGGCTCACGGCAGCGGACGAACTCGTCCGCGCGGGATATGACGTCCTCGTCGTCGAGGGGCGCGATCGCGTCGGCGGCCGGATCCTCACGACCGAGATCGCGGGCGTGCCCGTCGACGCCGGAGCGACCTGGGTGGCGCCCGGCCACACGGCGATGCGCGACCTCGTGAGCCGCTTCGGCGGCGAGTTCGTGCCCCAGTTCCATCAGGGCAACGGCGTCCTCTCGTTCGGGGGCCGGCGCAGGATCGAAAGCATCACCGCCCTCGCGCCGTGGTCGATGGTCGATCTCTGGCGCGTCCTCAACAAGGTGCAGAAGCTGGTCGACGGCCTTCCCGTCTCGGCCCCCTGGGAACACCCCGATGCCGCCCGGCTCGACGCGATGTCGTTCGGCGAGTGGCTGACCGGGCAGTACGCCCTCGAGGACACCCGCAAGTTCATGACGATGCTCAGCCTGGTGCACTGGGGCGCACCGGTCGGCGACGTGTCACTGCTCAACGTGCTGCGGTACATCAAGAACCTCGGCGGTATCGAGCACATGCTCGCCGTCGAGGGCGGTGACCAGCAGGACCGGATCCTGGGGACGACATACAACCTGGTCAACAGGCTCGCCGGCACGCTGGAGCCCCGCGTGCTGCTCGGCTCCCCCGTCGAGCGCATCACCACGACCGGTGAACGGGTCACGATCGAGACCGGCGCGCACACGATCGAGGCCCGGTACGCCATCGTGACCGCGTCGCCGGTCCACCGCTCGACGATCGAGTTCACGCCCGCCCTCCCGGAGCCCCACTACGGGCTCTCCCGCACGTGGCGGCTGGGTGCGCTCAGCAAGGCGTTCGTCGCCTACCGGCGCCCCTTCTGGCGCGACGAGGGTCTGTCCGGGCAGGCCATGTCCGACGACGAGACGGTCTTCCTCACCTTTGACGTCAGCCCTTCCGCCGACGGCCCCGGCATCCTCATGGCGTTCTGCGACGCCCGCGGATTCGACGCCTACGACGAGGACGAGCGCCGCCGCCGGGTCATCAGGCACCTCGTTCATCTGTACGGCGAGCCCGCCCGCCACGCCCTCGACTACACCGACTTCTCCTGGGGCAACGACACGTTCGCTCCCGGCGGGCCGAACCCGGCGGTGGGGCCGAAGGCCTGGACGACCTTCGGACGGTTCCTGCGCGAACCGGTCGGACTCGTGCACTGGGCCGGCACCGAGACCGCCGACGAGACGTCCGGCACCATGAACGGCGCGATCCTGTCGGGCCGGCGGGCGGCGAGCGAGGTGGCCACGCGCCTCGGCCGCGTCCTGGAGCCCGCGAGTGCGTGA
- a CDS encoding alpha/beta hydrolase produces the protein MSPDSPVLQAVAAVLAVAAAVALGWAWDRGNCRSRLLYRPALLALCLISAAATGLVWLNRQVDTYPTWASLVGAKAAAAEAVPVHDRPGGGRILSLTVAGAASGLTMPMYVYLPADAEQHGERRYPVIEALHGYPGSPLQWLNKLGAAEILDREIASGRMAPTVVLFPYQTPRPSLDTECTNLVGGPQTETFLTVDVPAFAKTRLPVRTGPGTWGLIGYSAGGYCATSLLLRHPGQYAAAASLSGYSGPGIAVGDGSEHTTYDNAWRLRHLPVPAVALYLASARTDRAAMRGTTAIADLVRAPMSVTTAFVRTGGHNAGTWRAMEPPAFAWLSQHLARPTTP, from the coding sequence ATGTCGCCGGATAGTCCCGTCCTTCAAGCGGTCGCCGCGGTGCTCGCCGTCGCGGCCGCCGTCGCACTGGGCTGGGCGTGGGATCGCGGCAACTGCCGGAGCCGGTTGCTGTACCGGCCGGCGCTTCTCGCGCTGTGCCTGATCAGCGCGGCCGCCACCGGTCTGGTGTGGCTCAACCGGCAGGTCGACACGTATCCGACCTGGGCCAGTCTGGTCGGCGCCAAGGCCGCTGCCGCCGAAGCGGTTCCGGTTCACGACCGGCCCGGCGGCGGCCGCATCCTCTCGCTCACCGTCGCCGGCGCCGCCAGCGGGCTCACCATGCCGATGTACGTCTATCTGCCCGCGGATGCCGAGCAGCACGGCGAACGCCGCTATCCCGTCATCGAAGCCCTGCACGGCTATCCGGGATCGCCGCTGCAGTGGCTGAACAAGCTGGGCGCGGCCGAGATCCTCGATCGCGAGATCGCGTCCGGGCGGATGGCGCCGACCGTGGTGCTGTTCCCCTATCAGACGCCGCGGCCCTCGCTGGACACCGAATGCACGAACCTGGTCGGCGGACCGCAGACCGAAACGTTCCTCACCGTCGACGTTCCCGCGTTCGCGAAGACCAGGCTTCCGGTACGCACCGGACCCGGCACCTGGGGGCTCATCGGCTACTCGGCGGGAGGGTACTGCGCGACCAGTCTCCTGCTGCGGCACCCGGGACAGTACGCGGCCGCGGCGAGCCTGTCCGGCTACTCCGGTCCGGGTATCGCGGTCGGCGACGGCAGCGAGCACACCACGTACGACAATGCCTGGCGCCTGCGGCATCTCCCCGTTCCCGCCGTCGCGCTGTACCTGGCGTCGGCGAGGACCGATCGGGCCGCGATGCGGGGTACCACCGCGATCGCCGACCTGGTCAGGGCGCCGATGTCGGTGACGACGGCATTCGTCCGGACCGGCGGCCACAATGCCGGGACGTGGCGTGCGATGGAGCCGCCCGCCTTCGCGTGGCTCTCCCAGCACCTCGCACGCCCGACGACACCATGA
- the lysX gene encoding bifunctional lysylphosphatidylglycerol synthetase/lysine--tRNA ligase LysX, producing MIFVASADNKPRDRHDYVAAWWGRIVTIAGIWVLISFPLRMFSWTRWVDYAFSLINMPAEPNVFIAAVLLLMGSALRRRLRAAYLLLLVYQVSATLLNAVLSVIGFTYWHDPSEIDLGLSRLDILLSAASTPIGVVVIVQLWRARAAFPARLARGSRRTSGAVLIGGLAASWVLAFGLTLLFPDTLRGVGERVIWANRSALGLTVAGSNTGLHGHQGHHWVSVAASTLSALVLLVAVSVFLRSARAKQYLTAEAEVHLRQLVLTDGERDSLGYFATRRDKSVIFSPDGRAAITYRVVASVSLASADPIGQVSSWPAAIDAWQTEARRHGWFPAVLSASEAGATAYVAAGMKALSIGDEAILEVASFTLQDRAMRPVRRAVTRVQGAGYSCQVRRQAALGVDELQELDRLAATWRGDGAERGFSMALGRLGDPADGRCVVVTAHDPQGRPRGVLTFVPWGSRGLSLDLMRADRTAENGLTEFMVAGLVDACPDLGIHRISMNFAMFRSVFSSSDTVGAGPVIRVTDAVLSVASRFWQLESLYRANAKYLPAWVPRFLCFDSSLTLSRAALAAGQAEGFLPTLAPPAPDHATETVGGVAFVEAVRAQEERLLRPPRPQRRLSQQQRVRLEKMHRLIADGVEPYPVAVPRTCTLAEVRRAHPGPAPDTRTGQRVSVTGRVHALRDLGGVLFATLREGDTLLQAMLTAEATPASLRHRWRRTVDLGDHVSVTGEVVTSRRGELSIRVEEWTMAAKCLRPVPDTHAGFSDPEARVAQRHLDLLVNPDAMQVLRHRSAAVKALRDAFTHRGYAEVETPMLQAVHGGAAARPFRTHINAYDMELFLRIAPELYLKRLCVAGMEKVFELNRNFRNEGVDATHNPEFTSLEAYEAYADYTTMRELARDLILEVATAVHGRPVAMRPDGPVDLSGPWPVITVHDAVSRATGTPLDSATGVEQVRAVCDSRGVHAPAGATAGELVLELYDALVEKQTTHPTFYTDFPLETSPLTRTHRHDPRLAERWDLVAFGMELGTAYSELIDPVDQRERLTAQSLKAAAGDPEAMQIDEAFLSALEFAMPPTGGLGLGVDRIVMLLTGMPIRATLAFPFHRPTPVPLS from the coding sequence GTGATCTTTGTGGCAAGCGCCGACAACAAACCGCGGGACCGGCACGACTACGTCGCCGCCTGGTGGGGCCGGATCGTCACCATCGCCGGCATCTGGGTCCTGATCAGCTTCCCCCTGCGCATGTTCTCCTGGACGCGGTGGGTCGACTACGCGTTCAGCCTGATCAACATGCCGGCCGAGCCGAACGTGTTCATCGCCGCGGTGCTGCTGCTCATGGGCAGCGCGCTGCGGCGGCGGCTGCGGGCCGCCTACCTGCTGCTGCTCGTGTACCAGGTCAGCGCCACGCTGCTCAACGCGGTCCTGAGCGTCATCGGGTTCACGTACTGGCACGACCCGAGCGAGATCGACCTCGGCCTGTCGCGCCTCGACATCCTCCTCAGCGCCGCTTCGACACCGATCGGCGTGGTGGTGATCGTCCAGCTGTGGCGGGCCCGTGCCGCCTTCCCGGCACGGCTGGCGCGCGGCTCACGCCGTACATCGGGTGCGGTCCTCATCGGCGGGCTGGCCGCCTCCTGGGTCCTCGCGTTCGGCCTCACGCTGCTCTTCCCCGACACGCTGCGCGGCGTCGGCGAACGCGTGATCTGGGCGAACCGCTCGGCGCTGGGTCTCACCGTCGCCGGCAGCAACACGGGACTGCACGGCCATCAGGGCCACCACTGGGTCTCCGTCGCCGCGTCGACGCTGTCGGCGCTGGTGCTGCTCGTCGCGGTGAGCGTCTTCCTCCGCTCGGCTCGCGCCAAGCAGTACCTGACCGCCGAGGCCGAGGTGCATCTGCGTCAGCTCGTCCTGACCGACGGCGAACGCGACTCCCTGGGCTACTTCGCCACCCGTCGCGACAAGTCGGTGATCTTCTCTCCGGACGGCCGGGCGGCGATCACCTATCGGGTGGTCGCCTCGGTGAGCCTGGCCAGCGCGGACCCGATCGGGCAGGTCAGCTCCTGGCCGGCCGCCATCGACGCGTGGCAGACCGAGGCTCGCCGGCACGGCTGGTTCCCCGCGGTCCTGTCCGCCAGCGAAGCCGGCGCCACCGCGTACGTCGCCGCCGGGATGAAAGCGCTGTCCATCGGCGACGAGGCGATCCTCGAGGTTGCGAGCTTCACGCTCCAGGACAGGGCGATGCGTCCGGTCCGCCGCGCGGTCACCCGCGTCCAGGGCGCGGGCTATTCCTGCCAGGTACGCCGTCAGGCCGCCCTCGGCGTGGACGAGTTGCAGGAGCTGGACCGGCTCGCCGCCACCTGGCGCGGCGACGGCGCCGAACGTGGCTTCTCGATGGCGCTGGGCCGGCTCGGCGACCCGGCGGACGGGCGATGCGTCGTGGTCACCGCACACGATCCCCAGGGTCGGCCGCGGGGCGTGCTCACCTTCGTACCGTGGGGAAGCCGCGGCCTGTCGCTCGACCTCATGCGCGCGGACCGCACAGCGGAGAACGGCCTCACCGAGTTCATGGTGGCCGGCCTCGTGGACGCCTGTCCCGATCTGGGGATCCACCGGATCTCGATGAACTTCGCGATGTTCCGGTCGGTCTTCAGCTCCTCCGACACCGTCGGCGCGGGCCCGGTCATCCGGGTGACCGACGCGGTCCTGTCGGTGGCCTCGCGGTTCTGGCAGCTGGAGTCGCTGTACCGGGCGAACGCGAAGTACCTGCCGGCCTGGGTTCCCCGGTTCCTCTGCTTCGACTCCTCGCTGACCCTGAGCCGAGCCGCCCTCGCCGCCGGCCAAGCCGAGGGCTTCCTGCCCACGCTCGCGCCGCCCGCGCCGGACCACGCCACCGAGACCGTCGGCGGCGTCGCGTTCGTCGAGGCGGTGCGCGCCCAGGAGGAACGTCTGCTGCGCCCACCCCGCCCGCAACGGCGACTCAGCCAGCAGCAACGGGTGCGCCTGGAGAAGATGCACCGCCTGATCGCCGACGGCGTGGAACCCTATCCCGTGGCGGTGCCGCGCACGTGCACGCTGGCCGAGGTCCGCCGGGCGCACCCCGGCCCGGCGCCGGACACCCGCACCGGGCAGCGCGTCTCGGTCACCGGCCGCGTCCACGCGCTGCGCGACCTCGGCGGGGTCCTGTTCGCCACGCTGCGCGAGGGCGACACCCTGCTCCAGGCCATGCTCACCGCGGAGGCCACCCCCGCGTCCCTGCGTCATCGGTGGCGCCGGACCGTCGACCTCGGCGATCACGTCAGCGTCACCGGCGAGGTCGTCACCTCGCGCCGCGGTGAGCTGTCGATCCGCGTCGAGGAATGGACGATGGCCGCCAAATGCCTGCGCCCGGTGCCCGACACCCACGCCGGCTTCAGCGATCCCGAGGCCCGGGTCGCCCAGCGCCACCTCGACCTGCTGGTCAACCCCGACGCGATGCAGGTCCTGCGGCACCGCAGTGCCGCGGTCAAGGCATTGCGCGACGCCTTCACCCACCGGGGGTACGCCGAAGTCGAGACCCCCATGCTGCAGGCGGTCCACGGTGGCGCGGCCGCGCGCCCGTTCCGCACCCACATCAACGCCTACGACATGGAACTGTTTCTGCGCATCGCCCCCGAGCTCTACCTCAAGCGCCTGTGCGTGGCCGGCATGGAGAAGGTCTTCGAACTCAACCGCAACTTCCGCAACGAAGGAGTCGACGCCACCCACAACCCCGAGTTCACCTCGCTGGAGGCGTACGAGGCGTACGCCGACTACACCACCATGCGCGAGCTGGCCCGCGACCTCATCCTCGAGGTGGCCACCGCCGTGCACGGCCGGCCCGTCGCGATGCGCCCGGACGGCCCGGTCGACCTCAGCGGGCCGTGGCCGGTGATCACCGTGCACGACGCCGTCAGCCGGGCCACCGGGACACCGCTCGACTCGGCCACCGGTGTGGAGCAGGTGCGCGCGGTCTGCGACAGCCGGGGCGTGCACGCGCCGGCCGGCGCCACCGCGGGCGAGCTCGTCCTCGAGCTCTACGACGCCCTGGTCGAGAAGCAGACCACCCATCCGACCTTCTACACCGATTTCCCGCTGGAGACGTCGCCGCTCACCCGCACCCATCGCCACGACCCCCGGCTGGCCGAACGCTGGGATCTGGTCGCCTTCGGCATGGAGCTCGGGACCGCGTACTCCGAACTGATCGATCCGGTCGATCAGCGGGAGCGGCTCACCGCGCAATCGCTGAAGGCCGCCGCCGGCGACCCCGAGGCGATGCAGATCGACGAGGCCTTCCTCAGCGCCCTGGAGTTCGCGATGCCACCCACGGGCGGCCTCGGCCTCGGCGTCGACCGCATCGTGATGCTCCTGACCGGCATGCCGATCCGGGCCACCCTCGCCTTCCCGTTCCACCGCCCGACGCCCGTCCCGCTGTCATGA
- a CDS encoding cation:proton antiporter, with the protein MVLTLVVMAAVAAGWSLVAGRLERWHIRTPQVMVLAGVVVALVTEAFIDTVNSTVAQHVAEVILAVLLFVDATEVRGGRLFGEEPGLAARALLIAMPLSLALAVVIGWPLLPSALGWPALLVIACIVVPIDLAPAESLVRDRSVPERVRGLLNVESGYNDGIMSPLFLFALVLAGTSSSADTPLEALGTAVPSAVKAVLAGLCFGLLIAWLMNTTERLGWTTDQSRRITMVAAPLLTYTVTVAVGGNGFVAAFVCGIAFRFLRQVAPSQRVKRRVRTPDMQLLEDTAAMATIAMWFYLGNAAVLTLWHGISWQLLLYCLAVLTVVRIVPMLLALTGSSMPWRERLIVGAIGPRGTTSIVFGLLAFNDLPEGDLADTALAAMTITVIASVLLHGPGSLLVGRVPWSKRRATA; encoded by the coding sequence ATGGTATTGACTTTGGTGGTGATGGCGGCGGTCGCCGCAGGATGGTCGCTGGTGGCCGGGCGACTGGAGCGATGGCACATACGCACCCCGCAGGTCATGGTGCTGGCCGGCGTCGTGGTCGCGCTCGTCACCGAGGCGTTCATCGACACGGTCAATTCCACGGTCGCCCAGCACGTCGCCGAGGTGATCCTCGCGGTTCTGCTGTTCGTCGACGCCACTGAGGTCCGTGGCGGGCGACTCTTCGGCGAGGAACCCGGGCTCGCCGCTCGCGCCCTGCTGATCGCCATGCCCCTGAGCCTCGCGCTCGCCGTGGTGATCGGCTGGCCGCTGCTGCCGTCGGCCCTGGGCTGGCCGGCACTGCTCGTGATCGCCTGCATCGTCGTGCCGATCGACCTCGCGCCCGCCGAGTCGCTCGTGCGCGACCGGTCGGTGCCCGAGCGGGTGCGCGGGCTGCTCAACGTGGAGAGCGGCTACAACGACGGGATCATGTCCCCCCTGTTCCTGTTCGCGCTCGTCCTGGCCGGGACATCCTCGTCGGCCGACACACCGCTCGAAGCGCTGGGCACGGCCGTGCCCAGCGCGGTCAAGGCGGTCCTGGCCGGTCTCTGTTTCGGCCTGCTGATCGCGTGGCTGATGAACACGACCGAACGTCTCGGCTGGACCACCGACCAGTCCCGGCGCATCACGATGGTCGCGGCTCCGCTGCTGACCTACACCGTCACGGTCGCCGTCGGCGGCAACGGTTTCGTCGCCGCCTTCGTCTGCGGCATCGCGTTTCGCTTCCTGCGTCAGGTCGCACCCAGTCAGCGGGTCAAGCGGCGGGTCCGTACGCCGGACATGCAACTGCTGGAGGACACGGCGGCGATGGCCACGATCGCCATGTGGTTCTATCTCGGCAACGCCGCGGTGCTGACCCTCTGGCACGGGATCAGCTGGCAGCTCCTGTTGTACTGCCTCGCCGTCCTGACCGTGGTGCGCATCGTTCCGATGCTGCTGGCGCTGACCGGCTCGTCGATGCCCTGGCGTGAACGCCTCATCGTGGGCGCCATCGGCCCCCGCGGCACCACGTCGATCGTCTTCGGGCTGCTGGCTTTCAACGACCTGCCCGAGGGCGACCTCGCGGATACCGCGCTGGCCGCCATGACGATCACCGTGATCGCCAGCGTCCTGCTGCACGGGCCGGGCTCCTTGCTCGTCGGCCGTGTTCCCTGGTCGAAGCGGCGCGCAACGGCGTGA
- a CDS encoding polysaccharide deacetylase family protein, producing MIEAIVTAAAALGGAHAGPALAVFGPLRRCVLPKRLSGIGRPGHVALTFDGGPDPQVTPELLRVLGRHHVRATFFLLGENVERHPAQARDIVGEGHEVGVLGHQHRLLLRRLPHAVAHDLSRATAAITAVTGRQPSWWRPPYGLASSTALFQARCLGLTPVLWTCSAREWTRAAAPPAVSRPGLRGGGTIVVRDRDRGTLPEILRDCHARGHVVGRLRDHGVPGAGAMP from the coding sequence ATGATCGAAGCCATCGTCACCGCCGCGGCCGCCCTCGGGGGCGCGCATGCCGGCCCCGCCCTCGCCGTCTTCGGGCCGCTGCGCCGCTGCGTGCTGCCGAAGCGGCTGTCCGGGATCGGCCGGCCCGGCCACGTCGCTCTCACGTTCGACGGCGGCCCCGACCCGCAGGTGACTCCCGAGTTGTTACGGGTGCTCGGCCGCCATCACGTCCGGGCGACGTTCTTCCTGCTGGGGGAGAACGTCGAGCGACACCCCGCGCAGGCCCGGGACATCGTCGGCGAAGGCCACGAAGTCGGTGTGCTCGGCCATCAGCACCGCCTGCTGCTCCGCCGGCTGCCCCACGCCGTCGCCCACGACCTGTCTCGGGCGACGGCGGCGATCACCGCGGTCACCGGGCGGCAGCCGTCCTGGTGGCGTCCGCCGTACGGGCTGGCGAGCAGCACGGCGCTGTTCCAGGCCCGCTGCCTGGGCCTGACCCCCGTCCTGTGGACCTGCTCAGCGCGGGAGTGGACTCGAGCGGCTGCCCCGCCGGCGGTGTCGCGCCCGGGTCTGCGTGGGGGCGGCACCATCGTGGTGCGCGACCGCGATCGTGGCACGCTCCCGGAGATTCTCCGGGACTGTCACGCCCGGGGACACGTGGTCGGACGGCTGCGTGATCACGGTGTGCCGGGCGCCGGGGCGATGCCATGA